TCATCTATACCTATCGTCCGCCGGACGTCATTCGACTGATCTCGGCGCGCCCCGCCACATCCTCAGAGAAGCAAGCTTATGAAGCCTGAGTACGACATGAAAAACGCATATCGCGCGACCGAGATCGAGCATTTGAACCGCCTGCGTGCCGGCAAGACGCGAATCACAATCATGCTGGACGACGACGTGCTCAATGCCTTTCGGCGGAAAGCGGACGAGCAGGGCATGGGTTACCAGACCCTCATCAACCTTGCCCTGCGCGACCACCTCGGACGGCAACCACTGGACGAGGAAGCCTTGCGGCGGGTGCTGCGCGAGGAACTGAACCGAGCCGCGTAACAGGCACTCTCTTATCGCGGTCCCAGGACCAGCCCTCCCCGCGAGGCGCTCACCGCGCAAGAGGATACTGCTGGGATGCCTGGTGAAGGATGACATGGCCCCGTCGAGGCCCCAGTCGCGCCGAGCGACGCTGGAGCGCAGCTGGCTCCGGGACCCAGTCGCCCGCCCGACCGAGCATGGCCCGCTATTCTGTAGGCATGCATCAGTTATCGCCGGATCCAACCACCGCGACATGGAGGCTGATCTCGCATGGACAGGGTCATGCCGAATCCGCAGTTGGAACTGGCGCGGGAGTTCGTCCACGCCACCGACCACAATGTCTTCCTGACCGGCAAGGCCGGCACGGGCAAGACGACCTTCCTGCACGCGCTGAAGGCCGACTGCCCGAAGCGCATGATCGTCACCGCGCCGACCGGCGTCGCCGCGATCAATGCTGGCGGCGTCACGCTGCACTCGTTCTTTCAGCTCCCGTTCGGCCCCTTCGTACCGGGCGGCGACACGGAGCGCCAGGCCGCGGCGCACCGCCTGACCCGTCAGAAGCGCGACATCATCCGCAGCCTGGATCTGCTCGTCATCGACGAGATCAGCATGGTCCGCGCCGACCTGCTCGACGCCGTGGACTTCGTGCTGCGCCGCGAGCGCCGTTCGGGCCGGCCCTTCGGCGGCGTCCAGCTCCTGATGATCGGCGACCTGCATCAGCTCCCGCCCGTCGTGCGCGACGACGACTGGGCCATCCTGAAAGACTTCTACGACTCCGGTTACTTCTTCAGCAGCCGGGCCTTGCAGGCGACGGACCTGGTGCCGATCGATCTCAAGCACATCTACCGGCAGTCCGACGCGGACTTCATCGAGCTGCTGAATCGAGTCCGGGACAACCGCCTGGACGAGGCCGCGCTGGAACGGCTCAATGCCCGTCACCGGCCCGAATTCAGGCCGGATGGCACGGACGGCTGGATCACGCTGACGACGCACAACCGCAGTGCCGATCAGATCAACGAGGCTCGCCTGCGTGCGCTCGGCGGCAAGCCCCGGACCTTCACCGCACGCATCGAAGGCGACTACCCCGAGCACAGCTGGCCGACGGCGCAGACGCTAACGCTGAAGCCGGGCGCCCAGGTCATGTTCGTGCGCAACGATAGCGCCGCGGACAAGCGCTGGTTCAACGGCAAGATCGGCACCGTCACGAAGCTGACGCACGAGTGCATCCTCGTGCGTTGCCCCAACGAGGAAGCGGACCTCGACGTCGAGCCGGTGACCTGGGAGAACGTCCAGTACCGCCTCGACGAGCAGACCAAGGAGATCACCGCCGAGGTCATCGGCGCCTTCACCCAATACCCGCTGCGACTCGCCTGGGCCATCACGATCCACAAGAGCCAGGGGCTGACCTTCGAGCGCGCCGTCATCGACGCCGGCGCGGCCTTCTCCCACGGGCAGGTCTACGTGGCCCTGAGCCGCTGCAAGACCTTCGAGGGCCTGGTGCTGTCGAGCCCGATCCCGCGCCGCGCGGTCATGACCGATCAGGCCGTCGCCCACTATGTCGACGAGGCGACCCGCCATCCGCCGGACCGCGCGCAGCTCGAGCGCGCCCGCATCGCCTACCAGCAGCGGCTGCTCGAGGCCTGCTGGGACTTCGACGACCTCGGCGCCCGGCTGCGGCGGCTTCGCGATCTGCTGCGGGAGAACGAGCGGGTCATCGATGCGCGCGGCCTCGATGCCATCGACGCGGTCAGCCGCCAGACCCTGGACGAGGTCGTGACGGTCGGCGCGAAATTCCGCCGCCAGCTCCGTTCGCTCTACCGCGAAAACCAAGCCCCGGAGGACGACACCCGGATACAGGAGCGCATCGGCAAGGCGGCCGCCTACTTCGCCGGCAAGCTCGCCGAAGGGCTCGTGCCCTGGCTCGACACCTTCGGCGCCGAGACCGACAACAAGGCGCTCGCCAAGACGCTGCGCCAGGCCGAGGACGCGCTACGCCAGGCGCTCGCCGTCAAGAGCGCCGCCATCGAGAGCTGCCGCGATGGGTTCTCGACGACCGCGTATCTGGCGGCCGTGACCAAGGCCCGGCTCGACGCCCCGCGGCGGGCCGCGCCCGGGCCCGGCACCGCACCCGAAGCGGACGGCGACGATACCGAGCACCCGACGCTGCTGGCGACCCTGCGGCGCTGGCGTGCCGAACGGGCCGAAGCCGAAGAGCAGGCCGGCGAGACCCGTTACCGCATCCTGACCCGTGCCGTCCTGCGCCAGATCGCCAACACCCTGCCCGAAAGCAAGGAGGCCCTGCGCGCCGTCGACGGCCTCGGCAAGCGCACCGTCGAGCGCTATGGCGAGGAGATCCTCGCCCTCGTCGCCGAGCACTGCCGGCAGCACGGCATCGATCCAGCCGCGATCCCGCGCCCGGCAAAGCCCAAGGCACCTGCGGTCGAGACCGACACCAAGCGGACCAGCTATCGCCTCTACCGAGACGGCTTGAGCATCCCGGACATCGCCCGGCACCGCTCGCTCCAGCCCAGCACCATCGAGAGCCACCTCGCCCATTACATCGGCACCGGCGAGCTGCTCGTCGCGGACATCATCGACGCCGAGCGGCTCGCCCGCATCGAGACCGTGCTCGCCGAGCTTGGCGCCGAACAGCTCGGCCAGGCCAAGCAGACCTTGGGCGACGACTGCTCCTACGGCGAGCTCAAGATGGTGCAGGCGCATCTGGCGCGGAGAAGGCCATGATGGACACCGTTCTCGAGGAAGACTCAAATTGTCGATGCCGAGATACTCGACATCCTCGGTCTCGGTCGCAATCGTGGTGCCCGGCTGCGCATGATCGCACGCGGCGCCGGCAGGTCACCCTTGCTGCGCTGGTCTGCCCATTTGGCAGAGTAGGCTGGAACCGTTCTCGACTGATGACGCCCGAATCGTCGCTCGCATGCGCACTCGGCATGTCCTCGGCCAACCCAGGGGGCGGTTGTTCCCTATGCGCCCAGACAGGGAGGCACTCATGAAAAAGCCCGTAGCGGTCATTACCGGCAGCACCAAGGGCATCGGATTTGGCATGGCCGAGGCCTTCCTGAAGCGGGATTGCCGTGTCGTTGTGAGCGGACGCGATTCCGCGCGGCTGGAGGAGGCGACGGCCGCACTGAGTGCTCTGACATCGCCCGGTCAAGTGGTCGGCCAGGCATGCGACGTCGGCGATCCGGACCAGATCCAGGCCCTCTGGGACACCGCGACCCGGCAGTTCGATACCGTCGACATCTGGATCAACAATGCCGGTCTGAACTCGATCGAGCAGGACTTCTGGGAGCACGATCCGGAGGCGATCCAGTCGCTGATGCAAACCAATCTGCTCGGCACCATGTACGGTTGTCGGGTAGCCGCCCGCGGCATGATCGCCCAAGGACATGGCCGGATCTATGCGCTGGAGGGGTGGGGCAGTAGCAATGAGCGCCGGCGCGGTAGCACGCTCTACGGCACCAGCAAGGCCGCGATCCGCTACTTTGCCCGCTCGCTACAAGCCGAGCTGCGGCGAACTCCGGTCCAATTCGGCACCATCAATCCAGGGCTCGTGGCCACCGATCTCCTCGCCCTCAGTATGCGCGGCGACCGCGAAGCCAACGCCAAGCGCTTCGTCAATCTGTTTGGCGATCGGGTGGAAACCGCGGCGCCGGAACTGGTCAACCGAGTGCTCGCTGACCGCCGCCACGGCAGTCGAATCGTCTGGTTGACGCCGCAGCGCGTCTTGGGCCGGCTGCTCGCGGCCCCGTTCCGGAAACGGCGGATCCTCGACTGAGCCGCACCCTCTTCCCTCAGCAGCCGCCCACTGCGGTCGTCCGCCTGTACCGACGTGTTCGACCTGACGTGGTCAAGCGAAAACGGACACCTCGTTAAGCCGCATTGGCCAACAGGCCGTTTCTTTCGAACTCATCTGGGCTCTGATACCCCAGATACGAATGCAGTCGTCGGCCGTTGTAGAACATCGTGATGTAATCGACGATATCGGCTCGGGCTTCCTCGCGGGTCTGGTCGCTGCGCCAGTGGATGCGTTCGGATTTCAGCGAGCCGAAGAAGCGCTCCACCACGGCGTTATCCCAACAATCGCCCTTGCGACTCATGCTGCCGGCGATCCCGTGGGGTGTCCGGCAAGGCATAAAGAGGCGCAATAGCCCAGCTATTGCAACGACTTGTAACACCGCCGAGCGCCACGCGGGGCGTGCCTCGGGGGGCGTAGCGCCCTTCACCCAGCCGGTGAACGCGAGTTGCGCAAAGACTCGACCCGATTTCAGGGACTTGAATCGATAGCGAAGCGGTCAACTGCCGTTTTTAGGGTGATGTCGCCGGCCGCCCGCGAGCGGACTCTAGGGTTGCGGGGCCCCGTGTTCAGCCGGGATTCGACGACCGTTTGAGTTCGGCGAGCCAGGTCTGCTGGGCGGCGCGACGGCGGCGCTCGGTGAGGACCGAGCGGATACGTTCGCAGGCGTCTTCGAAGCCAAGGGTGGCGGCAGGTTGGATCCGCTCGCAGAGGAGGAGGTGCAGGCCGACCTCGGTCTCGACCGGGCCGGCGATGGCGCCTTCGGCCTGATCGAAGAGGACGGCGTCGAGCTGCGGGTAGAGACGCCCGCGGGGGACGGTGCCGAGCCGCCCGCCCTCGAGCGCGGTAGGACACTCGGAGTGGGCACGCGCGAGTTCTTCGAACCGTTCTGGCTGTTCATGCAGCGTTGCGGCGAGTCGCTCGGCGCGGGCCGTGGCGACAGCCCGCTCGTTCTCGGCAAAGCTGTCGTTGATCGTGATCAGGATGTGGCGGACGGTGCGTTGCTCGGGCCGGACGAAGCGCTCCGGGGACTCGCGGTAGAGCCGCTCGATGTCGTCGTCGGTGACCGCGACGTGGCGGGCTCCGACCCGGCGCATCACGGCATCGAAGACCAGCTCGCGCCGCAGGGACTCGCGCAACGCGGCTTCGTCGAGACCGTTGCGGGCCAGATCGTCGACCATCTCGCCGGCATCGGCATAGCGTTCGGCGATGGTCGCCAGCCCGCCGGCGATCCCATCGTCGGAGATGACGACGCCGATCGCCTCGCCCGAAGCGAGGACCAGCTCCTCCAAGGCCAGGCTCTGTTCGGCTTGGCGCTCGGCCAACGCCAACTCGTCGGGCTCGAGGTGAGCCGGGTCGCGCTGGTAACGCGCCGTGGCGACCCGCAGCAGATGGTAGCGATAGGCCTGCTCGCGCCCGTCGCCGTGCGCCTGCACCCGTCGTCGGGCCGAAGTCACTCGCCCGCCTCCTCGGCCGGTGGCGGCTGCAGGGCGGACTCGGGAACCTGGAGGACGTTGCGACCCGGGAAGAGGACGTGATAGCTGACCGCTTGCTCCGTCTCGTCACGGATCACCTTGAGCACCTCGCCGACCTCGCCGGGCTCGACCAGCACCTGGCCCTGCCGGCCGAGCGGCTGCGCCGCGGCGACCTTCTCGCGCGACTCGAAGCGGCTCGCCACCCAGGGGTCGTCGGCCGCGAGCAGCTCTTCCTCGCGACAGCCGACGACGCGGCCGTCGTCGACGAAGTGCACCGAATAGATGATCTGGTCTTGGAGGAAGGTGCCGACGTCGCGGACATAGCCGACGCTACCGCGGCGCACCAGGAGGGTGCCGCGGTCCCCGCCGGGGAAGGTGCCGTCGTTGCGAACGTTGCGGATCACCCGCACCGCATCGCCATAGTCAAACCTTGGCCGCATGGGGCAGATGCTCCAGCAGTTGGTCGAGCCCGACGCGGATCTGACGCGGCTCGTGCATGCGGAAGACGCGGAAGACCTTCTCGGTGAGGGCGTCGGAGGCGACGAAGTCCCGATAGGCGCGCGTGAGCTGCTCGGCGTGCAGGGCCCGGCGCGTGGCCGCATCGGCCGGCATCTCGGCGGCCTGGTCGAGGTAGTCGTGGTAGCGCTGCAGGATGTGCAACCGGTTGACCTGGACGACGGCCGGATCGTAGTCGACGCCGAAGTAGGTCAGGAAGTCCTCGGCCGAGACGAGCTCGTCGTAGTCGAGATCGAAGTCTTCATCTGTCATGGTCAGGTCACCTCCTAGGGTGTCGCGCCGGCCCGATTGTGCCACGGGCTGTTCATTGCTGAAAATTTGCGAAGCACGCTCGCTCCCTCCCCCTCTGGGAGAGGGTTGGGGTGAGGGAACGATCAGTGGCGAGGCGAGGTTTCATAGTCCGAGTGGCTCCCTCGCCCCATGATCGTCAGCGGGGCCGGAGCGCCCGGACATTGCCACCGGCCTCCTGGGCGAGTTCGGCGCCGACGGCGTTGCGCGCCCAGGCGAGGAGTTCCTTCAGGCCGAGGCGATCGGCGGTGTCGACGGCCGCGACCGTCTCGAACCGCGCCAGTGCCTCGCGGGCCCGGCCCAGACGCATCAACAGGTAGCCGGCCCCTTTGAGGGCCAAGAGCAGAAAGCGGGTCTGGGCCATTGCCTCGCGGGCCGGGCGTTCCAGGTCCGTGGCCGTGAGTCGGCGCCAATCGGGGTCTAGACCGAGCTCACACGCGGCGAGGCCGATCGCCCGGTCGGCGACGATCAAGGCGTCCTCGTAGCGCTGCTGGTAGTAATAGAACCGGTAGAGGGCCACCAGCACCGAGAGATGCTCGGGGGCCAGGAAGTAGGCGCGCAAGAGGCCCAACTCGGCACCCGCCTCGCCGTATTGAGCAGCCGCCACGGCGAGCAGATCGGCCACGCCCGCCGGCAGCGGGCGGTCAAAGTACATGTCCTCGCCGGAGAAATCGAGCAGGTCCATGGTGCCTGGGCGAACCGCGGCTCAGGCGGCCGCCGCCACATCGATGTCGGCCGGGAGAATGGCGGCGGGCGCGATTTCGGCGAGAAAGCGCTCGAGATCCGACATCTCCGGGACCCGCTTGGTCTCGGTGACGAAGCGGCGCACCAGCGGCAGGACCCGCGAGGCCTGCTCGGCATCGATATCCGTGTGCAACAGCTCGGCGTAGGCGAGGCGGATCGCGTGCCGGCCCGAGTGCTTGCCGACGACCAGACGATGGGCACGGCCGAGCTCGGCCGGATCGATCGCCTGGTAGTTGCGCGGGTCCTTCAGCAGCCCGTCGACGTGAATGCCGGCCTCGTGGGTGAAGGCCCCGTCGCCGACCAGGCTCTTGTGCCAGCCGACCGGCCGCCCGGAGGCCCGAGCGACCAGGCGCGAAAGGGCATCGAAACCGGCCAGGTCGACGCCAGTGGCGATCCGGTGCAGGTGCTTGAGGCCCAT
This portion of the Thioflavicoccus mobilis 8321 genome encodes:
- a CDS encoding BrnA antitoxin family protein, translating into MKPEYDMKNAYRATEIEHLNRLRAGKTRITIMLDDDVLNAFRRKADEQGMGYQTLINLALRDHLGRQPLDEEALRRVLREELNRAA
- a CDS encoding helix-turn-helix domain-containing protein, which gives rise to MDRVMPNPQLELAREFVHATDHNVFLTGKAGTGKTTFLHALKADCPKRMIVTAPTGVAAINAGGVTLHSFFQLPFGPFVPGGDTERQAAAHRLTRQKRDIIRSLDLLVIDEISMVRADLLDAVDFVLRRERRSGRPFGGVQLLMIGDLHQLPPVVRDDDWAILKDFYDSGYFFSSRALQATDLVPIDLKHIYRQSDADFIELLNRVRDNRLDEAALERLNARHRPEFRPDGTDGWITLTTHNRSADQINEARLRALGGKPRTFTARIEGDYPEHSWPTAQTLTLKPGAQVMFVRNDSAADKRWFNGKIGTVTKLTHECILVRCPNEEADLDVEPVTWENVQYRLDEQTKEITAEVIGAFTQYPLRLAWAITIHKSQGLTFERAVIDAGAAFSHGQVYVALSRCKTFEGLVLSSPIPRRAVMTDQAVAHYVDEATRHPPDRAQLERARIAYQQRLLEACWDFDDLGARLRRLRDLLRENERVIDARGLDAIDAVSRQTLDEVVTVGAKFRRQLRSLYRENQAPEDDTRIQERIGKAAAYFAGKLAEGLVPWLDTFGAETDNKALAKTLRQAEDALRQALAVKSAAIESCRDGFSTTAYLAAVTKARLDAPRRAAPGPGTAPEADGDDTEHPTLLATLRRWRAERAEAEEQAGETRYRILTRAVLRQIANTLPESKEALRAVDGLGKRTVERYGEEILALVAEHCRQHGIDPAAIPRPAKPKAPAVETDTKRTSYRLYRDGLSIPDIARHRSLQPSTIESHLAHYIGTGELLVADIIDAERLARIETVLAELGAEQLGQAKQTLGDDCSYGELKMVQAHLARRRP
- a CDS encoding SDR family NAD(P)-dependent oxidoreductase, producing the protein MKKPVAVITGSTKGIGFGMAEAFLKRDCRVVVSGRDSARLEEATAALSALTSPGQVVGQACDVGDPDQIQALWDTATRQFDTVDIWINNAGLNSIEQDFWEHDPEAIQSLMQTNLLGTMYGCRVAARGMIAQGHGRIYALEGWGSSNERRRGSTLYGTSKAAIRYFARSLQAELRRTPVQFGTINPGLVATDLLALSMRGDREANAKRFVNLFGDRVETAAPELVNRVLADRRHGSRIVWLTPQRVLGRLLAAPFRKRRILD
- the nifM gene encoding nitrogen fixation protein NifM, which produces MTSARRRVQAHGDGREQAYRYHLLRVATARYQRDPAHLEPDELALAERQAEQSLALEELVLASGEAIGVVISDDGIAGGLATIAERYADAGEMVDDLARNGLDEAALRESLRRELVFDAVMRRVGARHVAVTDDDIERLYRESPERFVRPEQRTVRHILITINDSFAENERAVATARAERLAATLHEQPERFEELARAHSECPTALEGGRLGTVPRGRLYPQLDAVLFDQAEGAIAGPVETEVGLHLLLCERIQPAATLGFEDACERIRSVLTERRRRAAQQTWLAELKRSSNPG
- a CDS encoding nitrogen fixation protein NifZ translates to MRPRFDYGDAVRVIRNVRNDGTFPGGDRGTLLVRRGSVGYVRDVGTFLQDQIIYSVHFVDDGRVVGCREEELLAADDPWVASRFESREKVAAAQPLGRQGQVLVEPGEVGEVLKVIRDETEQAVSYHVLFPGRNVLQVPESALQPPPAEEAGE
- the nifW gene encoding nitrogenase-stabilizing/protective protein NifW, giving the protein MTDEDFDLDYDELVSAEDFLTYFGVDYDPAVVQVNRLHILQRYHDYLDQAAEMPADAATRRALHAEQLTRAYRDFVASDALTEKVFRVFRMHEPRQIRVGLDQLLEHLPHAAKV